A genomic window from Cloacibacillus evryensis DSM 19522 includes:
- a CDS encoding polyprenyl synthetase family protein — protein MNEARLKAVKEKFAAGCALIDGYIADTAGLRAEKAPPKLFESMEYSLRAGGKRLRPILCLAAAERCGVAAENALPMALGIEMLHTATLIHDDLPCMDDDDMRRGKPSNHALFGETLAVLAGDALLAQSLEFPMAQLKNIPAQNVLRAMRIFAGAIGPAGVCGGQVLDMFAEGTEGDPHYVRRVAALKTGALIEAAVLTGASLGCADEAVLERYGDYARHLGSAFQIVDDILDVTSTAEELGKTPGKDEEQGKLTHVTVYGVKAAGEMAEKESAAAKEALAGLLEEDDFLMLLPDYLVHRTC, from the coding sequence ATGAATGAGGCGCGGCTGAAGGCCGTAAAAGAAAAATTCGCGGCGGGCTGCGCGCTCATTGACGGCTACATCGCCGACACCGCCGGGCTGCGGGCTGAGAAGGCGCCGCCGAAACTCTTTGAATCTATGGAATACTCCCTCCGCGCCGGCGGCAAACGGCTGCGCCCGATACTCTGCCTCGCGGCGGCGGAAAGATGCGGCGTGGCGGCGGAAAATGCCCTGCCGATGGCCCTCGGCATCGAGATGCTCCACACGGCGACGCTGATACACGACGACCTCCCCTGCATGGACGACGACGACATGCGCCGCGGAAAGCCATCGAACCACGCGCTCTTCGGAGAGACGCTGGCAGTGCTGGCGGGGGACGCGCTGCTCGCGCAGTCGCTCGAATTCCCCATGGCGCAGCTCAAAAACATCCCCGCGCAGAACGTCCTCCGCGCGATGCGGATATTCGCCGGAGCCATCGGCCCTGCCGGGGTCTGCGGCGGGCAAGTGCTGGACATGTTCGCCGAGGGGACGGAGGGCGATCCGCATTACGTGCGCCGCGTCGCGGCGCTCAAAACCGGCGCTCTCATCGAGGCGGCCGTGCTCACCGGGGCGTCGCTCGGCTGCGCGGACGAGGCGGTCCTGGAAAGATACGGCGATTACGCGCGCCATCTCGGTTCCGCATTTCAGATAGTCGATGATATACTAGACGTGACGAGCACGGCTGAAGAGCTGGGCAAGACCCCCGGCAAGGATGAAGAACAGGGCAAGCTGACCCATGTCACCGTTTACGGCGTGAAAGCCGCCGGAGAGATGGCGGAAAAAGAATCGGCGGCGGCCAAAGAGGCGCTCGCGGGGCTGCTTGAGGAGGACGACTTCCTCATGCTCCTGCCTGATTACCTGGTTCATCGTACCTGCTGA
- the xseB gene encoding exodeoxyribonuclease VII small subunit, with product MNFVEKMTELEKILKDLEGDSLSLDLALTEYERGIALVRECRAYLAEAQQKISMLSQEGEELPLAAAKAEGAKSDE from the coding sequence ATGAATTTCGTCGAAAAGATGACGGAACTTGAAAAAATATTGAAGGATCTCGAGGGTGATTCTCTCTCTCTGGATCTTGCGCTCACGGAATATGAGCGTGGGATCGCCCTCGTGCGCGAATGCCGCGCCTACCTGGCCGAGGCGCAGCAAAAGATATCCATGCTCTCACAGGAGGGCGAAGAACTGCCGCTGGCCGCCGCTAAGGCGGAGGGGGCAAAAAGTGATGAATGA
- the rpmB gene encoding 50S ribosomal protein L28 translates to MSKFCDCCGRGPATGNAVSHSNRHTRRRWLINIQSVKVNVGGGETRKLHICTKCLRSGKVQRAV, encoded by the coding sequence ATGTCAAAATTCTGTGATTGCTGCGGCCGCGGGCCGGCAACGGGAAATGCCGTAAGCCACTCGAACCGCCATACGAGACGCCGTTGGCTTATCAACATTCAGAGCGTAAAGGTGAACGTAGGCGGCGGAGAAACTCGTAAACTTCATATCTGCACGAAGTGCCTCCGTTCCGGAAAAGTACAAAGGGCCGTTTAA
- a CDS encoding DNA translocase FtsK: MREKAPMRRRAAKAPSKSIRERLAEPFANIGSAVKIANIIVMLFTLYIIASLYTPWTGDGGAGIAASLLASVGGSVVVPLLFVLYLSLSYLFSREVRCFFRQFLGTALVFLLASLLLGLNRLTGGEDLLRFPCLSAGAFGHLLSLAVYKTTGVLGTLIIGLLLIYFTLLFYNIHIFSYIKLPKIALPSFSRRKKMETLKEELNEYGYESRRKNRGAPNIMECGEGDYFACEDDRSEDPEEEDAYGDEEDGDISEDGSDNDEENIDYNDPDSVRIAAAGTAPATIQDPNFSLGDSSGGRIKQGIFPPPIELFGPEESRDGEMDEERAEPLGEKIVDTLEQFSIESRLAEILVGPTVIQFRIQLAPGIKVSKVAALSNDIALAMAVPSLRIEAPIPGKPYVGIEIPNPKRRGIPLRTVIEDDAFKKAKLSLPLPFGVAVNGDPMVVGLEELPHLLVAGTTGSGKSVFVNSCIVGLCSKRSPEELRMILVDPKRVEMAVYDKLPHLLTPPVTDPKKAVQALAWLIREMESRYTTFAKMRVRNLEGYNEKVLPKDRLPHIVIVVDELADLMMTAAKEVEEYICRLAQMARATGIHLMLATQRPSVNIITGLIKANIPARVAFTLPSNADSRTIIDCAGAEKLLGKGDMLFSSTKHPKPIRIQSPWIDESILAAWLKYMTNTFGEPDFIEIEAQGNGPAGGNGGTFDDELLEEAVETVMTTGIASASGLQRRLRVGFSRASRLIDMMEQLGIVGPADGARPREILVDEDGADELLENARNGGE, from the coding sequence ATGAGAGAAAAGGCGCCAATGAGGAGAAGGGCGGCCAAGGCTCCCTCTAAAAGCATCAGAGAGAGGCTGGCGGAGCCCTTCGCGAATATTGGATCAGCGGTGAAGATCGCGAATATCATCGTCATGCTCTTCACCCTCTACATCATCGCTTCGCTTTACACTCCGTGGACGGGCGACGGCGGCGCGGGCATCGCCGCCTCGCTGCTGGCGTCGGTGGGCGGCTCCGTCGTCGTTCCCCTCCTGTTCGTGCTTTACCTTTCGTTATCTTACCTCTTCTCGCGGGAGGTAAGGTGCTTTTTCAGGCAATTCTTAGGAACGGCGCTTGTCTTTCTGCTCGCCTCGCTGCTGCTGGGGCTCAACCGGCTGACGGGCGGCGAGGACCTGCTGCGCTTCCCCTGCCTTTCCGCGGGAGCTTTCGGCCATCTTCTGAGCCTCGCCGTATATAAGACGACCGGAGTCCTGGGGACCTTGATCATCGGCCTTCTCCTGATCTATTTCACTCTTCTTTTTTACAATATTCATATATTCTCATATATTAAACTGCCCAAAATAGCATTGCCGTCTTTCAGTCGCAGGAAAAAAATGGAGACGCTTAAAGAAGAGCTTAATGAATACGGCTATGAGAGCCGCCGCAAAAACAGGGGCGCTCCCAACATCATGGAGTGCGGCGAGGGCGACTATTTCGCCTGCGAAGACGACCGTTCCGAAGACCCCGAAGAAGAGGACGCGTACGGGGACGAGGAAGACGGCGATATCAGCGAAGACGGCTCGGACAACGACGAGGAAAACATTGATTATAACGATCCTGACAGCGTCAGGATCGCGGCGGCGGGAACGGCTCCCGCCACGATCCAGGACCCCAACTTCAGCCTGGGGGATTCCTCCGGCGGACGTATCAAACAGGGGATATTCCCGCCGCCGATCGAACTCTTCGGACCGGAGGAGTCCCGCGACGGTGAGATGGACGAGGAGCGCGCCGAACCGCTCGGCGAAAAGATAGTCGATACGCTCGAACAGTTCAGCATCGAGTCGCGCCTCGCGGAGATACTCGTCGGGCCGACGGTCATTCAGTTCCGCATCCAGCTCGCTCCGGGCATAAAGGTCAGCAAAGTCGCCGCGCTCTCGAACGACATCGCGCTCGCGATGGCCGTCCCGAGCCTGCGCATCGAAGCTCCGATCCCCGGCAAACCGTACGTCGGCATCGAGATACCGAACCCCAAACGCCGCGGCATCCCTCTGCGCACCGTGATCGAAGACGACGCCTTCAAAAAGGCGAAGCTCTCGCTGCCGCTGCCGTTCGGCGTCGCGGTCAACGGCGACCCCATGGTCGTCGGCCTTGAGGAGCTGCCGCATCTGCTGGTGGCTGGCACGACAGGCTCCGGCAAGAGCGTCTTCGTCAATTCCTGCATCGTCGGGCTCTGCTCAAAGCGCTCCCCCGAGGAGCTGCGCATGATACTCGTCGACCCCAAGCGCGTCGAAATGGCCGTCTACGACAAGCTGCCGCATCTGCTGACGCCGCCGGTGACCGATCCCAAAAAGGCGGTGCAGGCGCTGGCCTGGCTGATACGCGAGATGGAGAGCCGCTATACGACCTTCGCGAAGATGCGCGTGAGGAACCTGGAAGGATACAACGAGAAGGTGCTGCCAAAGGACCGGCTGCCGCATATCGTGATCGTCGTCGACGAACTCGCGGACCTGATGATGACGGCGGCGAAAGAGGTGGAGGAGTACATCTGCCGCCTCGCGCAGATGGCGCGCGCGACCGGCATCCACCTGATGCTCGCGACACAGAGGCCGTCGGTGAACATCATCACCGGCCTCATCAAGGCCAACATCCCGGCGCGCGTGGCCTTCACGCTACCCAGCAACGCCGACTCGCGCACGATCATCGACTGCGCGGGAGCGGAGAAGCTGCTCGGCAAGGGGGACATGCTCTTTTCATCGACGAAGCACCCGAAGCCGATACGCATACAGTCGCCGTGGATAGACGAAAGCATCCTCGCCGCGTGGCTCAAATACATGACCAACACCTTCGGCGAGCCTGACTTTATTGAGATAGAGGCACAGGGAAACGGTCCCGCGGGCGGTAACGGCGGCACCTTCGACGACGAACTTCTGGAAGAGGCCGTCGAGACGGTGATGACGACGGGCATCGCCTCGGCCAGCGGCCTGCAGCGCCGCCTGCGCGTCGGCTTTTCGCGCGCCTCAAGACTGATAGACATGATGGAGCAGTTGGGCATCGTCGGACCGGCGGACGGGGCCAGGCCGCGCGAGATACTCGTCGATGAGGACGGGGCCGATGAACTTTTGGAAAACGCGAGAAACGGCGGGGAATAA
- a CDS encoding TldD/PmbA family protein has product MTDKLDFLHESIKEALKRGARYADIFIQSGEGHSVHFEDGKIDGISSSTSDGAGSRVIVDDRTFYAHAPGNDEAAVSASFAECAASAGMDGLRESSSSAMLMERGEPIAPPAVDFLREIDDIIKKESKHIRQSSYRYSVSHRRVLVIKPDGTAAFDRRLYSSFAAQVVAERDGVLQTGSERRCMALGEDDFWRGSAPLTVARTALRRALLMLEASPCPAGSMNVLMDGEAGGTIIHEACGHGLEADIVEKDYSVYRGRIGEKVAHESVTMIDDAAMPGLYGAYRFDDEGTPAQRTVLIENGVLKGYLTDILSSQMYGLPLTGNGRRESYRNIPVPRMSNTYLTPGKDDFDSMLARTGNGLYVKKMGGGEVDPTSGDFVFYVTEGYLVEKGKIGVPVRGAILTGNGPEALSRISALGENLVMDPGICGKSGQGVPVTDGQPSMLIEGLTVGGSEA; this is encoded by the coding sequence ATGACAGACAAACTTGATTTTTTGCACGAAAGCATAAAAGAGGCGCTTAAAAGAGGCGCCCGGTACGCCGACATCTTTATCCAGAGCGGCGAGGGGCACTCGGTACATTTTGAGGACGGAAAGATAGACGGCATCTCGTCGTCTACATCCGACGGCGCGGGAAGCCGCGTCATCGTCGACGACAGGACCTTTTACGCGCACGCCCCGGGAAACGACGAGGCCGCCGTGTCCGCCTCGTTCGCGGAGTGCGCCGCCTCCGCCGGCATGGACGGGCTGAGGGAGAGTTCTTCCTCCGCCATGCTGATGGAGAGGGGAGAGCCAATCGCGCCCCCCGCGGTGGACTTTCTCCGCGAAATAGACGACATTATCAAGAAGGAATCCAAACACATAAGGCAAAGTTCATACCGTTACTCCGTCTCGCACCGGCGTGTACTGGTCATCAAACCGGACGGAACGGCGGCTTTTGACCGACGCCTCTACTCCTCCTTCGCGGCGCAGGTGGTAGCCGAACGGGACGGAGTGCTGCAAACCGGATCGGAACGCCGCTGCATGGCGCTCGGAGAGGATGATTTCTGGCGCGGCTCCGCGCCGCTGACCGTGGCGCGCACGGCGCTGCGCCGCGCGCTGCTGATGCTTGAGGCGAGCCCCTGTCCCGCCGGTTCGATGAACGTCCTCATGGACGGCGAGGCCGGAGGCACGATCATCCACGAGGCCTGCGGACACGGCCTCGAAGCCGATATCGTGGAAAAGGATTATTCCGTTTACCGCGGCCGCATCGGCGAAAAAGTGGCGCACGAGAGCGTGACGATGATAGACGACGCGGCGATGCCCGGGCTCTACGGCGCGTACAGATTTGACGACGAGGGGACCCCGGCACAGCGGACCGTCCTCATAGAGAACGGCGTCTTAAAGGGATACCTCACCGACATCCTCTCATCGCAGATGTACGGCCTGCCGCTGACCGGCAACGGCCGCCGCGAGTCCTACCGGAACATCCCCGTGCCGCGTATGAGCAACACCTACCTGACGCCCGGCAAAGACGATTTCGATTCAATGCTCGCGCGGACGGGAAACGGCCTCTATGTCAAAAAGATGGGCGGAGGCGAAGTAGACCCTACCTCGGGCGACTTCGTTTTTTACGTCACCGAGGGATATCTCGTTGAAAAGGGAAAGATCGGCGTCCCCGTGCGCGGGGCTATCCTGACCGGAAACGGCCCGGAGGCGCTCTCCCGGATATCGGCGCTCGGCGAAAATCTCGTCATGGACCCTGGGATATGCGGGAAATCAGGACAGGGCGTGCCGGTAACGGACGGACAGCCCTCCATGCTCATCGAGGGGCTCACGGTGGGAGGCAGCGAGGCATGA
- a CDS encoding DUF4911 domain-containing protein yields MRPEITAARFIVPQKDIYYISWIIDAAEGIGFLQTDDAKAGRITVFSPREQLPYIMELMSSLRAEGIEIKPDEETNDTGETTA; encoded by the coding sequence GTGAGGCCGGAGATAACGGCGGCGCGCTTCATTGTGCCGCAAAAAGATATATACTATATCAGTTGGATAATAGACGCCGCGGAGGGCATCGGCTTTCTTCAGACGGACGACGCGAAGGCGGGCAGGATAACTGTATTCAGTCCGAGAGAGCAGCTGCCGTATATAATGGAGTTGATGTCATCGCTGCGCGCGGAGGGCATCGAGATAAAGCCGGACGAAGAAACGAATGATACGGGAGAGACTACCGCATGA
- the mltG gene encoding endolytic transglycosylase MltG codes for MRKKGEELLLFLFTVFVYCFVCFYLPYKYPDLPKSLSASFEAVIPGGVSAREAAEIIRKAGAVDDAKALARAMADIGIDRRLKPGLYSLYKSTPAGVARQLAKAKPIADRMTLIPGFRYRRVAALFGGAAGAKPHFDAAMENADNFPAEVRAWLPSRKEERIVFLLPETYFIAPGPQAAAEFVKSASSLWYDRIGSKIAADAAPESVMKSGILASLVEGEAKAADERPILAGIFLKRLEKNMRLQSCATVIYAWDELNIRKSRLSYRDLEINSPYNTYLVGGLPPGPICAPSESSWKSALEPEESDYLFFFADREGRHVFSKSYEEHLAKQRRLGL; via the coding sequence ATGAGGAAAAAAGGCGAAGAGCTTCTATTATTTTTGTTTACAGTTTTTGTATACTGTTTTGTCTGTTTTTATCTCCCTTATAAATATCCTGACCTGCCTAAGAGCCTCTCTGCCTCATTCGAGGCCGTCATTCCCGGCGGCGTTTCCGCGCGGGAGGCGGCGGAGATCATCAGAAAAGCGGGGGCGGTGGACGACGCGAAGGCGCTTGCGCGCGCGATGGCCGATATCGGGATAGACCGCCGGCTGAAGCCGGGGCTGTACAGCCTGTATAAATCTACTCCCGCCGGCGTCGCGCGGCAGCTGGCGAAGGCGAAACCCATAGCCGACAGGATGACGCTGATCCCCGGCTTCCGCTACAGGCGGGTAGCCGCGCTCTTCGGCGGCGCCGCCGGAGCAAAGCCGCATTTCGACGCCGCGATGGAGAACGCTGATAACTTCCCGGCAGAGGTCAGGGCTTGGCTTCCTTCCCGAAAAGAGGAGCGGATCGTCTTCCTGCTTCCCGAAACATATTTCATCGCGCCCGGGCCGCAGGCGGCGGCGGAATTTGTCAAAAGCGCCTCCTCTCTGTGGTATGACCGGATAGGCTCTAAGATAGCGGCGGACGCCGCGCCGGAATCGGTGATGAAGAGCGGCATTCTCGCCTCTCTGGTCGAGGGAGAGGCGAAGGCCGCCGACGAACGGCCGATCCTCGCGGGGATCTTCCTCAAACGCCTTGAGAAAAACATGCGGCTGCAGTCATGCGCCACCGTTATATACGCGTGGGACGAGCTGAACATCAGGAAAAGCCGCCTCTCTTACCGCGACCTTGAGATAAATTCGCCCTACAATACCTATCTGGTCGGCGGTCTGCCGCCGGGGCCGATCTGCGCCCCCTCGGAGAGTTCGTGGAAAAGCGCGCTCGAGCCGGAGGAGAGCGATTATCTCTTCTTTTTCGCGGACAGGGAGGGACGGCACGTATTCAGCAAGAGTTACGAGGAACACCTGGCGAAGCAAAGGAGGCTGGGGCTGTGA
- a CDS encoding pyridoxal-phosphate-dependent aminotransferase family protein produces MKKKYLLTPGPVEAPQSVLEAASRQLMSHRCAEFSELFKGIAGKLHALLESDSPVVILPSSGTGALECAAVNFLRRGDKFISLSCGVFGDRFREIAARTGARGVYVDAEAGSAPSPAAAAAALRENPDARAILVTHNETSTGVTVPVREIIDALPAAGRPLILVDGVSSVGAIECLPEKWGADVLCTASQKGLMTPPGLGFVWLSERALAALPERECPSYYFDLKLHLKNMGPGSYANPYTPPVSLYYALNAALDVILADGARAWFAKRRLYADAFAAALEELGYELLVTDKKLRSAGVTAFSAPNGASEAVRKSLSAEGFETAGGQGALKGKLIRASHYSDWEIGEMEDILRAFAGAIGKDSDENYLRTARKIFKTDKR; encoded by the coding sequence TTGAAGAAAAAGTACCTGCTTACTCCCGGGCCCGTCGAGGCGCCGCAGAGCGTTCTTGAGGCGGCTTCCCGCCAGCTTATGAGCCACAGGTGCGCCGAGTTCTCCGAACTTTTTAAGGGGATCGCCGGCAAACTGCATGCGCTTTTGGAGAGCGATTCCCCCGTCGTCATACTCCCCTCGTCGGGTACCGGCGCGCTTGAATGTGCCGCCGTGAACTTCCTCCGCCGCGGAGATAAATTTATATCACTGTCCTGCGGCGTCTTCGGCGACCGTTTCCGCGAGATCGCCGCGCGCACGGGGGCCCGCGGCGTATATGTCGACGCGGAGGCTGGGAGCGCGCCGTCGCCGGCGGCAGCGGCTGCGGCCCTGCGCGAAAATCCCGACGCGCGCGCCATACTCGTCACCCACAACGAGACCTCGACCGGCGTCACCGTTCCGGTAAGGGAGATCATAGACGCGCTTCCCGCGGCGGGCCGTCCGCTGATCTTAGTCGACGGCGTGAGCTCCGTCGGGGCGATCGAGTGCCTGCCGGAAAAATGGGGCGCGGATGTGCTCTGCACCGCCTCGCAGAAGGGGCTGATGACGCCGCCCGGGCTTGGTTTCGTCTGGCTGTCCGAACGGGCGCTCGCCGCGCTGCCGGAGCGGGAATGCCCCAGCTATTACTTTGACCTGAAGCTGCATTTGAAGAACATGGGGCCGGGATCATACGCCAACCCCTACACGCCGCCGGTATCGCTCTACTACGCGCTCAACGCCGCTCTGGACGTCATCCTCGCCGACGGCGCGCGGGCGTGGTTCGCGAAGCGCAGGCTGTACGCCGACGCTTTCGCGGCCGCTCTGGAAGAGCTCGGCTATGAGCTGCTCGTGACGGATAAGAAGCTGCGCTCGGCCGGCGTCACCGCCTTTTCCGCGCCGAACGGCGCGAGCGAGGCCGTGAGAAAGAGCCTCTCCGCCGAAGGTTTTGAGACGGCCGGCGGCCAGGGGGCCTTGAAGGGAAAGCTGATCCGCGCTTCGCACTACAGCGACTGGGAGATCGGCGAGATGGAGGATATTCTTAGAGCCTTTGCCGGAGCGATCGGCAAAGATAGCGATGAAAATTACCTTAGAACTGCCCGAAAAATTTTTAAGACAGATAAAAGATAG
- the serA gene encoding phosphoglycerate dehydrogenase gives MDRKWKILVTEKVGEAGLDIFRNAPDVELDVEIGLAEEELIAKLPAYDGILTRSGTTMDERKIEAGKNLKVIGRAGVGVDNIDLPAASRQGIIVINAPSGNTLAATELTMANMLAVVRHVPQACSSLHRGKWDRNRFTGCQLSGRKLLIIGLGRIGSEVAKRARAFGMEVIAYDPYIPQKKAESLHVELVSDLEGAVSLADVVTIHTPLTQETSDMIDADMLRAFKHGAYLVNCARGGIVDEAAVAEAVRDGRLSGFATDVFSAEPLAAGHPFLAEDIAERIVITPHIGANTVEAQSEVSRIAAQNMLMVLRGEPYSHAVNLPFIEQALNGDQRMYLALSRKIGVLAAKLAQVRGAAAHNCHVTLRGALFEDEEKRVANQLRPYTIAVLKGMLEVSVGSSVTYMIAPLLAKDRHISIDESCGESKTYKNTIEVELETEKGSVSLLATITEEGRQRIVRVNDYWVDFVPSGKLLIFQNHDRPGVIGKIGSVLGAADVNIANFALGRKEGSGLALGALEIDGETDDRLRGELVKSGDMVWVTTVDFTKAG, from the coding sequence ATGGACAGGAAATGGAAGATACTTGTCACGGAAAAGGTCGGCGAGGCGGGGCTTGATATATTCAGGAACGCGCCGGACGTCGAGCTTGACGTGGAAATAGGGCTTGCCGAAGAGGAACTGATCGCGAAACTGCCGGCTTATGACGGCATACTGACGCGCAGCGGCACGACGATGGACGAAAGGAAGATCGAGGCCGGCAAAAACCTTAAAGTTATCGGCCGCGCCGGCGTCGGAGTCGACAACATCGACCTTCCCGCCGCGAGCAGGCAGGGCATCATCGTAATAAACGCGCCTAGCGGCAACACGCTCGCGGCGACGGAGCTGACGATGGCCAATATGCTTGCCGTCGTGCGCCATGTGCCTCAGGCCTGCAGTTCGCTTCACAGGGGCAAATGGGACCGCAACCGTTTCACGGGCTGCCAGCTCAGCGGGCGGAAGCTTCTCATTATCGGCCTCGGACGCATCGGCAGCGAGGTCGCGAAGCGCGCGCGGGCCTTCGGCATGGAGGTCATCGCCTACGATCCCTACATACCGCAGAAAAAGGCCGAGTCGCTGCATGTGGAGCTTGTGAGCGACCTTGAAGGAGCGGTTTCGCTCGCCGACGTCGTGACGATACACACGCCGCTGACTCAGGAGACCTCGGACATGATCGACGCGGACATGCTGCGCGCCTTCAAACATGGCGCCTATCTCGTCAACTGCGCGCGCGGCGGCATCGTCGACGAGGCGGCGGTGGCGGAGGCTGTGCGCGACGGACGGCTCTCCGGCTTTGCCACCGACGTTTTCAGCGCCGAGCCGCTGGCGGCGGGCCATCCCTTCCTCGCCGAGGACATCGCGGAGCGGATCGTGATCACGCCTCACATCGGTGCGAACACAGTCGAGGCCCAGTCCGAGGTCTCGCGCATCGCGGCGCAGAACATGCTGATGGTGCTTCGCGGCGAACCCTATTCGCACGCGGTGAACCTTCCGTTTATAGAGCAGGCGCTGAACGGCGACCAGCGGATGTATCTCGCCCTTTCGCGCAAGATAGGCGTTCTCGCGGCCAAGCTGGCTCAAGTGCGCGGGGCGGCCGCCCACAACTGCCATGTGACGCTGCGCGGCGCGCTCTTTGAGGATGAGGAAAAACGCGTCGCAAACCAACTGCGCCCCTACACGATAGCCGTCCTCAAGGGGATGCTCGAGGTGAGCGTCGGCTCTTCCGTCACCTATATGATCGCCCCGCTGCTCGCGAAAGACCGTCATATATCGATAGACGAGAGCTGCGGCGAGTCAAAGACCTACAAGAACACTATCGAGGTCGAGCTTGAAACGGAAAAGGGTTCCGTCTCGCTGCTGGCGACGATCACCGAAGAGGGACGCCAGCGCATCGTCCGCGTCAATGATTATTGGGTGGACTTTGTGCCGAGCGGCAAACTGCTCATCTTCCAGAACCACGACCGCCCCGGGGTCATCGGCAAGATCGGCAGCGTCCTTGGCGCGGCTGACGTCAATATCGCGAACTTTGCCCTCGGACGCAAGGAGGGCAGCGGCCTCGCGCTCGGCGCGCTTGAAATAGACGGCGAGACTGACGACAGGCTGCGCGGCGAACTTGTGAAGAGCGGCGATATGGTCTGGGTGACGACGGTCGATTTTACAAAGGCCGGGTAG
- a CDS encoding histidine phosphatase family protein codes for MRFFVIRHGETAWNVAGRFQGQQDTELNEKGLAQAELLGERLAGHRFEAVLTSPLARAKVTAERASARCECGEFLTVGALTEINHGDWEGRLADEIAAEWPEELRKWHVAPETVTMPGAGGENLADIMRRAAPAVDGAAKRYKGDVLLASHDAVIKVLLCYWLGAPLSSFFRFQVPNCSITVVEIQEGSAPRMLLMGDAAHLGDPFERPEQKGL; via the coding sequence ATGAGATTTTTTGTGATCAGGCACGGGGAGACGGCGTGGAACGTCGCGGGACGTTTTCAGGGGCAGCAGGACACTGAACTCAACGAAAAGGGGCTGGCGCAGGCGGAGCTGCTGGGTGAGCGGCTTGCCGGCCATAGGTTTGAGGCGGTGCTGACGAGCCCGCTGGCGCGCGCGAAGGTTACCGCCGAGCGCGCCTCGGCGCGGTGCGAGTGCGGAGAGTTTTTAACGGTGGGGGCGCTGACCGAGATAAACCACGGCGACTGGGAGGGACGCCTCGCCGACGAGATCGCGGCTGAATGGCCCGAAGAGCTCCGCAAATGGCACGTCGCCCCTGAAACGGTGACGATGCCGGGAGCGGGCGGCGAGAATCTCGCCGATATCATGCGCCGCGCCGCGCCAGCCGTGGACGGGGCCGCGAAAAGATACAAGGGGGACGTGCTGCTCGCCTCGCACGACGCGGTGATCAAAGTGCTGCTCTGCTACTGGCTCGGCGCGCCTCTTTCAAGTTTCTTCCGTTTCCAGGTGCCTAACTGCAGCATCACGGTCGTCGAAATCCAAGAAGGTTCCGCGCCGAGGATGCTTTTGATGGGAGACGCCGCGCACCTCGGCGATCCCTTCGAGCGCCCGGAACAGAAGGGGCTGTAG